One Vigna unguiculata cultivar IT97K-499-35 chromosome 11, ASM411807v1, whole genome shotgun sequence DNA window includes the following coding sequences:
- the LOC114169284 gene encoding uncharacterized protein LOC114169284 isoform X2, giving the protein MRRKSVGKRRDEACATAPSLFAIPLLLDEHNATAFDSESDDVNCVHRRPEPGPEFVESLDRSICVCCDDKREEGVLVCSERLCPVTVHSNCIGSEPKFNDSGNFYCPYCWYKRALDTCQQLREKSLVAKKALSHFLESGARADSAVARADSAAERAGLVQDGIKCVEETQYEENNDTDEEKVSVSVTVSSVGETNDEEPNVVSAEKRKNQRKDPSARRKGLLQQEEHKHCNTRRKIDGNVKEEEVTSSRRPQRSIVKGMNRTSLPAKRKRLLWTVEEEKVLKEGVLKFSQENKNIPWRKILEFGCRVFDKTRTPIDLKDKWKSIISKKGI; this is encoded by the exons ATGAGAAGGAAGAGTGTAGGGAAACGTAGGGATGAGGCATGCGCAACTGCTCCTTCCCTCTTCGCCATTCCTTTGCTTTTG GATGAACATAACGCAACTGCGTTTGATAGTGAGAGTGACGATGTCAATTGCGTTCATCGCCGTCCCGAACCTGGACCCGAGTTTGTGGAGTCGTTGGACAGGAGCATCTGCGTATGCTGTGACGACAAACGCGAAGAGGGAGTTTTGGTTTGCAGCGAAAGGCTGTGCCCTGTCACTGTACATTCCAACTGTATCGGTTCCGAACCCAAATTCAATGATTCGGGTAACTTCTACTGCCCCTACTGTTGGTACAAGCGCGCCCTCGACACGTGCCAACAATTGAGAGAGAAATCCCTGGTCGCAAAGAAAGCTTTGTCACACTTCTTGGAGAGTGGTGCACGTGCAGATTCTGCTGTTGCACGTGCAGATTCTGCTGCTGAACGTGCGGGCCTGGTTCAGGATGGGATAAAATGTGTGGAGGAAACACAATATGAAGAGAATAATGATACAGATGAAGAAAAGGTGTCGGTGTCTGTGACGGTTAGTTCTGTGGGTGAGACCAATGATGAAGAACCCAATGTCGTTTCAGCAGAGAAAAGGAAGAACCAGAGGAAGGATCCTTCTGcaaggaggaagggtttgttACAACAAGAAGAGCATAAACATTGTAACACCAGAAGGAAAATTGATGGTAATGTAAAAGAGGAGGAAGTTACCAGCTCCAGGCGACCACAGAGGTCGATCGTGAAAGG AATGAATCGGACTTCACTGCCTGCAAAGCGCAAGAGATTACTTTGGACcgttgaagaagaaaaggttcTGAAG GAAGGAGTATTAAAGTTctcacaagaaaataaaaatatcccTTGGAGGAAAATTTTGGAGTTTGGTTGTCGTGTATTTGACAAGACTCGAACTCCTATTGATCTCAAGGATAAATGGAAGAGCATTATCTCCAAGAAAg GAATTTAG
- the LOC114169284 gene encoding uncharacterized protein LOC114169284 isoform X3, whose product MRRKSVGKRRDEDEHNATAFDSESDDVNCVHRRPEPGPEFVESLDRSICVCCDDKREEGVLVCSERLCPVTVHSNCIGSEPKFNDSGNFYCPYCWYKRALDTCQQLREKSLVAKKALSHFLESGARADSAVARADSAAERAGLVQDGIKCVEETQYEENNDTDEEKVSVSVTVSSVGETNDEEPNVVSAEKRKNQRKDPSARRKGLLQQEEHKHCNTRRKIDGNVKEEEVTSSRRPQRSIVKGMNRTSLPAKRKRLLWTVEEEKVLKEGVLKFSQENKNIPWRKILEFGCRVFDKTRTPIDLKDKWKSIISKKGYTPDPASPLMIF is encoded by the exons ATGAGAAGGAAGAGTGTAGGGAAACGTAGGGATGAG GATGAACATAACGCAACTGCGTTTGATAGTGAGAGTGACGATGTCAATTGCGTTCATCGCCGTCCCGAACCTGGACCCGAGTTTGTGGAGTCGTTGGACAGGAGCATCTGCGTATGCTGTGACGACAAACGCGAAGAGGGAGTTTTGGTTTGCAGCGAAAGGCTGTGCCCTGTCACTGTACATTCCAACTGTATCGGTTCCGAACCCAAATTCAATGATTCGGGTAACTTCTACTGCCCCTACTGTTGGTACAAGCGCGCCCTCGACACGTGCCAACAATTGAGAGAGAAATCCCTGGTCGCAAAGAAAGCTTTGTCACACTTCTTGGAGAGTGGTGCACGTGCAGATTCTGCTGTTGCACGTGCAGATTCTGCTGCTGAACGTGCGGGCCTGGTTCAGGATGGGATAAAATGTGTGGAGGAAACACAATATGAAGAGAATAATGATACAGATGAAGAAAAGGTGTCGGTGTCTGTGACGGTTAGTTCTGTGGGTGAGACCAATGATGAAGAACCCAATGTCGTTTCAGCAGAGAAAAGGAAGAACCAGAGGAAGGATCCTTCTGcaaggaggaagggtttgttACAACAAGAAGAGCATAAACATTGTAACACCAGAAGGAAAATTGATGGTAATGTAAAAGAGGAGGAAGTTACCAGCTCCAGGCGACCACAGAGGTCGATCGTGAAAGG AATGAATCGGACTTCACTGCCTGCAAAGCGCAAGAGATTACTTTGGACcgttgaagaagaaaaggttcTGAAG GAAGGAGTATTAAAGTTctcacaagaaaataaaaatatcccTTGGAGGAAAATTTTGGAGTTTGGTTGTCGTGTATTTGACAAGACTCGAACTCCTATTGATCTCAAGGATAAATGGAAGAGCATTATCTCCAAGAAAg GTTATACACCCGACCCAGCTAGTCCACTAATGATTTTTTGA
- the LOC114169284 gene encoding uncharacterized protein LOC114169284 isoform X1: MRRKSVGKRRDEACATAPSLFAIPLLLDEHNATAFDSESDDVNCVHRRPEPGPEFVESLDRSICVCCDDKREEGVLVCSERLCPVTVHSNCIGSEPKFNDSGNFYCPYCWYKRALDTCQQLREKSLVAKKALSHFLESGARADSAVARADSAAERAGLVQDGIKCVEETQYEENNDTDEEKVSVSVTVSSVGETNDEEPNVVSAEKRKNQRKDPSARRKGLLQQEEHKHCNTRRKIDGNVKEEEVTSSRRPQRSIVKGMNRTSLPAKRKRLLWTVEEEKVLKEGVLKFSQENKNIPWRKILEFGCRVFDKTRTPIDLKDKWKSIISKKGYTPDPASPLMIF, from the exons ATGAGAAGGAAGAGTGTAGGGAAACGTAGGGATGAGGCATGCGCAACTGCTCCTTCCCTCTTCGCCATTCCTTTGCTTTTG GATGAACATAACGCAACTGCGTTTGATAGTGAGAGTGACGATGTCAATTGCGTTCATCGCCGTCCCGAACCTGGACCCGAGTTTGTGGAGTCGTTGGACAGGAGCATCTGCGTATGCTGTGACGACAAACGCGAAGAGGGAGTTTTGGTTTGCAGCGAAAGGCTGTGCCCTGTCACTGTACATTCCAACTGTATCGGTTCCGAACCCAAATTCAATGATTCGGGTAACTTCTACTGCCCCTACTGTTGGTACAAGCGCGCCCTCGACACGTGCCAACAATTGAGAGAGAAATCCCTGGTCGCAAAGAAAGCTTTGTCACACTTCTTGGAGAGTGGTGCACGTGCAGATTCTGCTGTTGCACGTGCAGATTCTGCTGCTGAACGTGCGGGCCTGGTTCAGGATGGGATAAAATGTGTGGAGGAAACACAATATGAAGAGAATAATGATACAGATGAAGAAAAGGTGTCGGTGTCTGTGACGGTTAGTTCTGTGGGTGAGACCAATGATGAAGAACCCAATGTCGTTTCAGCAGAGAAAAGGAAGAACCAGAGGAAGGATCCTTCTGcaaggaggaagggtttgttACAACAAGAAGAGCATAAACATTGTAACACCAGAAGGAAAATTGATGGTAATGTAAAAGAGGAGGAAGTTACCAGCTCCAGGCGACCACAGAGGTCGATCGTGAAAGG AATGAATCGGACTTCACTGCCTGCAAAGCGCAAGAGATTACTTTGGACcgttgaagaagaaaaggttcTGAAG GAAGGAGTATTAAAGTTctcacaagaaaataaaaatatcccTTGGAGGAAAATTTTGGAGTTTGGTTGTCGTGTATTTGACAAGACTCGAACTCCTATTGATCTCAAGGATAAATGGAAGAGCATTATCTCCAAGAAAg GTTATACACCCGACCCAGCTAGTCCACTAATGATTTTTTGA
- the LOC114168417 gene encoding G-type lectin S-receptor-like serine/threonine-protein kinase At4g27290: MAIPLPSTLVIIASLFLLSSKISSETNTITQLQPLIYGTNLVSEGGTFELGFFSLGTSTNLYLGIWFKNIPQKTIVWVANRNNPINNTMNRNNSTELTLTKEGNLVLLSSNNTVHWSTNATTKSKSVNAVARLLETGNFVLKDENDNNSENYLWQSFDYPSDTLLPGMKLGWEVATGLNRFITSWNNWEDPSSGHYSYGVSRGNIPEMQIWNGSSVSYRSGPWSGFRFSATPALKRRPLVNINFVDNPRESYYQVFPRNSSMLLRTVINQTANALLRFIWDEDNQNWRLDLVIPRDGFCGYNYCGSFGYCAVAGNTSTCECLRGFRPKSPEEWSAKIWNEGCVNSTDTWRCRVKNKDGFVKVSNMKIPDTKTSWMNRTMTIDECKAKCWANCSCTAYANSDITENGSGYSGCIIWFGDLLDLRLLPDAGQDLYVRLDISKIENKNDSKKVVIGVISSVSLILAVLVIFTFLYQRRKDKDKKAKINGSEDDLELPLFDFDTIACATNDFSDDHMLGQGGFGPVYKGTLSDGKNIAVKRLSDTSAQGLKEFKNEVIFCSKLQHRNLVKVLGYCIEEQEKLLIYEYMPNKSLNFFLFDNSQSKLLDWSTRLNIITGIARGLLYLHQDSRLRIIHRDLKSSNILLDDDMNPKISDFGLARGGRGDQIEGNTRRVVGTYGYMAPEYAIGGVFSVKSDVYSFGVLLLEVLSGKKNKGFSYSIHNYNLIEHAWRCWKESIPIEFIDTCLRDSYILSEALRCIHIGLLCIQHQPNDRPNMTSVLTMLTSESTLPQPEKPVFLMERVLVEEDVGQNMYCPTNEVTISEMEPR, encoded by the exons ATGGCAATTCCACTACCTTCCACGCTTGTCATCATAGCCAGTCTGTTTCTCCTCTCATCAAAAATTTCATCTGAAACCAACACCATCACTCAGCTTCAGCCACTTATCTATGGAACCAACTTGGTTTCTGAGGGAGGAACCTTCGAGTTAGGTTTCTTCAGCCTAGGTACTTCAACAAACCTCTACCTAGGAATATGGTTCAAAAACATCCCACAAAAAACCATTGTTTGGGTTGCCAACCGCAACAATCCAATCAATAATACCATGAACAGAAACAACTCCACCGAGTTAACCTTAACCAAAGAAGGAAACCTGGTTCTTCTCAGCAGCAACAACACCGTTCACTGGTCAAcaaatgcaacaacaaaatCTAAATCGGTCAACGCCGTAGCACGGCTATTGGAAACCGGGAACTTTGTCCTTAAAGATGAAAACGACAATAATTCTGAAAACTACTTGTGGCAAAGCTTTGACTATCCTTCGGACACACTTTTACCAGGAATGAAGCTAGGGTGGGAAGTAGCAACAGGTCTCAACAGATTCATCACTTCTTGGAACAATTGGGAAGACCCATCTTCTGGTCATTATTCTTATGGAGTTTCAAGAGGCAACATCCCAGAAATGCAAATTTGGAACGGTTCATCAGTGTCCTACCGAAGTGGCCCTTGGAGTGGATTTCGATTCAGCGCCACACCGGCATTGAAGCGTCGTCCATTGGTGAATATCAACTTCGTTGACAATCCTAGGGAAAGTTATTACCAAGTTTTTCCGCGAAATAGTTCGATGCTTCTGAGAACGGTGATTAACCAAACGGCTAACGCTCTTCTGCGTTTCATTTGGGACGAAGATAATCAAAACTGGAGGCTTGATTTAGTTATCCCAAGAGACGGTTTTTGCGGCTATAACTACTGTGGCTCTTTCGGGTACTGTGCAGTCGCGGGCAACACTTCAACTTGCGAGTGTTTACGAGGGTTTCGGCCAAAATCGCCGGAAGAGTGGAGTGCAAAGATTTGGAATGAAGGGTGCGTGAATAGCACTGATACGTGGAGGTGTAGGGTGAAGAACAAAGACGGCTTCGTTAAGGTCAGTAACATGAAGATTCCCGACACTAAAACATCGTGGATGAATCGAACTATGACAATTGATGAATGCAAGGCTAAGTGTTGGGCGAATTGTTCGTGCACGGCTTATGCTAATTCGGATATCACTGAAAATGGAAGTGGTTACAGCGGTTGCATCATCTGGTTCGGTGATCTATTGGATTTGAGATTGCTTCCTGATGCAGGGCAAGATCTATATGTCAGATTGGATATCTCCAAAATTG aaaataaaaatgattcaaaGAAAGTGGTGATTGGGGTCATAAGCTCAGTTTCATTAATTCTTGCGGTGCTTGTAATATTCACATTCCTTTACCagagaagaaaagataaag ATAAAAAAGCAAAGATAAACGGGAGTGAAGATGATCTAGAGCTAcctttgtttgattttgataCAATAGCATGTGCTACTAATGACTTCTCAGATGACCACATGCTTGGCCAAGGTGGTTTTGGTCCTGTATACAAA ggGACATTATCAGATGGAAAGAATATTGCAGTGAAAAGGCTCTCTGATACATCCGCACAAGGACTCAAGGAATTTAAGAATGAAGTTATATTTTGTTCCAAACTTCAACATCGGAATCTTGTCAAAGTACTTGGATATTGCATTGAAGAACAAGAAAAATTGCTCATTTATGAATACATGCCAAACAAAAGCTTAAACTTCTTTCTTTTTG ATAACTCTCAAAGCAAGCTCTTAGATTGGTCTACACGATTAAATATTATAACTGGAATTGCTCGAGGACTCCTTTATCTTCATCAAGATTCTAGATTAAGAATCATACATAGAGATTTAAAATCAAGCAATATCTTATTAGACGATGATATGAATCCAAAGATTTCTGATTTTGGATTAGCAAGAGGAGGTAGAGGTGATCAGATTGAAGGGAATACAAGGAGAGTTGTGGGTACATa TGGTTATATGGCTCCTGAATATGCAATTGGTGGAGTATTCTCGGTCAAATCTGATGTTTATAGCTTTGGGGTTTTATTATTAGAGGTTTTAAgcggaaagaaaaataaaggatTTTCCTACTCAATCCACAACTATAACCTTATTGAACAT GCATGGCGGTGTTGGAAAGAGAGCATCCCAATTGAATTCATCGATACTTGTTTAAGGGACTCATACATTCTATCGGAAGCCTTACGTTGTATTCATATTGGTCTTTTATGTATACAACATCAACCTAATGATAGACCGAATATGACTTCAGTACTTACAATGTTAACGAGTGAAAGTACTTTACCACAACCAGAAAAACCTGTTTTCTTAATGGAAAGGGTTTTAGTTGAGGAAGATGTAGGACAAAATATGTATTGTCCAACAAATGAAGTAACTATTTCAGAGATGGAACCAAGATAA